In the genome of Hydra vulgaris chromosome 06, alternate assembly HydraT2T_AEP, the window cattactaatTATCTTATTGCATACATTAGGTCCCCTAATAGTTATTGAGAACTTGGTGGACTCATATATAGTTTTGGGTTGAACAAAGTTGTTACTTGAATATTTAGTCAcgtattgaattttattaaataatggattaaagatatttagtattgtattattactagttttatacataaacattagaagatgatatatatttatttggtacaaatttaatatttctagaTTGTTAAACAATGGTCTTGAATGTGAGAGGATATTTGATtctccaataataagttttggaagAGCAAGagagattttgttttttttatgaaggcgATGGAAAATAGTATACttagttaaatatattgaaagttTATTCATATTTAACCATTCGGTTAGTTTTAGAAGTTCAATGTTgactgttttaaataattttgttatatcactatgagaaaaaaataattttgtcatcagcaaacaagaTAGAATCTAGAATATTAGAGGCTTTGCTTAaatcgttaatataaattaaaaataaaagtggttCTAATATAGATCCTTGAGTTACGTATACACATTTAATATCCGCATTATTCTCGACCTTAACGATACCATCAGGCTGATTTTAAGTATTCAATTAGCAAAACCATAATAGGAAAATGGTATTAGGGAGAAATCCCTAATCATGAGTAAACTCCCACTTAACTGGAATGTTAAATCTCTACCTAACCGGAATGTTATATTAAAGAACAGTGTTAAAAGTAAATCGTACTAATAAAGCGTCTATAAGTagtaaaacaaatttagaaattttcaatgttaaagttttctgaactttttaataaaaattttgtttgaagttttaggtaaaaaagttaaaaaacgcGACATAAGAGacacaaaatctaaaaactatCCACGACTTGAAAATCCTGATGAATGCATTGAGAGCGTACTTACGCCGCTTGAAATCGAACATGAAAACATAATTGAACAATTAAGGTTAACACATTCAAAACTCTATCTTGGATTAGATGAAACAGTAAACGGAACACTCACACATAAGTTTTATGGAACAATAGGAAAACAGCTAATACACATCATTGATTGGGCAAAAAGAATTCCAGGTTACTCAAGTTTGATATTGAGTGATCAAGCTGTTTTGTTACAAGCAACCTGGGTTGAATTAATGGTAGCTAACTGGTTGTTTCTTTCATTAACCTCAACCAACGCGCTAAAACTTTCCCATACATTTGATATTACAAAGCAAGATGCCACCGAACTTGGATTTGGCCTTATTTACGACCAGTTTTTGGCTCTTGTGCATCGCACTAAAGGATACAAACTAGACGAAGAAGAGATTTCATGCTTCAAAgccattattttaacaaatgcaGGTCTCTATTGTTTTAAttgtctaaattttaaaataattagctgttattcaatgatattttagttgtacaaataataaatttttaactctaaatgtttagtttaataataatttgtttagaaACCATACAGTTATCTCGTCCTGCAAAAGTGCATGCACTTAGTAACCAGTTTTGTTCTTCTCTacaatattacacaaaaaaccGCCACAAAGAAAATCCtcttaaatttgctaaaataGTTCTTATTCTTCCTCAGTTAAAGTGTTTAGTTAATGAGATTTTAAAAGTACTTCATGCGTTAAACAGCATGAGTGAAAAAGGAGCTTATTTATCGGATCTTGTTGTAGAAATGCTTGATGTAAAAAATCGACAATaatcaagtttaaatattttttgtatagtttCTTTTTGGCATTTCCTTTAATACATtgtatttaattgcttttttatagaataaagtttttcagtatgctttatttttttttgttgttgtttcaaaTATAACCTCAATAAAAACCGATATAAGAAGCCTTTTTTTTGACGAATATAAACTTGCCTTAATTAAAAACTTGCCTTAACTAAAAAGTGACAATTTCATGATGTCCCGCGTGACGGGACATCATGAAATTGTTGTTGCGGTCTAATGTCCCGCGCCACGGGACATCAaccatgtttttgtttatgcagaaaaaattaactatataaGCTAACTTGGACAGTTTACAAGGTtcaattgataatattataGTGTGTTTTCACCTTTGTAATTTTCAGTAACGTTTTTTAATCGCCTAACATTACTTATACtcatagaaatttttattaaaaatttatttacaaatggcAAGGAAGCGTTATACAACTGAGGAAGTATTGAAGGCATTGGATGAAACAATTTCTGAAAGTGACAGTGAGTTCACTTTTAGTGAATCTGAGACTGAATTCTCAGATATATCTGAGTCAGAGGAAGATATTGAACTAAATGAAATTGATGATAATGGacctgatttaaaaatatgatggaCAAAATTAGTGCTAGATACTCCAGCATTTGAAGCACTGCCATTCACAGTAGCAAATGTCGGATCCTCAGGATTCAATAAACTTAACACGTGAACTagattttttcaagtttttttttactgatgagTTACTTGCAGATATTGCAACCGAAACTAATCGTTATGTTaagtcaaaaattgaaaataatgattttgaattTCATTCTATTTGGCATAAATGGGAATATGTGACACTTAAAGAAACTCATGCTTACTTTggtaatattttgaatatggCTTTGAATGAAAAATCaagtataaaacattatttttcttGTGATTGGCTGAACTACATGCCATTTTTTCCAGCAGTTTTCTTTAGAACTCGGTTTCTCCAGATACATTGGATGCTGCACATATCCCCACCatcaaatacatttaattaattGAATAGACATGCAAGAAAAGTGCATTGTGTTGTATCAGAAATGAAAAGCTCC includes:
- the LOC101235557 gene encoding retinoic acid receptor RXR-alpha-B isoform X1, translating into MSDCNRDDSYVDVECVHQDEINEGNKSLSINTSSPNIPRVIEDTINIISSSPPLEKVLAHNKRPMTNPRHAVPMLCLVCTDKASGYHYGVPSCEGCKAFFKRSLQLKQLNYKCPASNNCTINKMSRKCCQACRLGKCHAVGMSKEFLGKKVKKRDIRDTKSKNYPRLENPDECIESVLTPLEIEHENIIEQLRLTHSKLYLGLDETVNGTLTHKFYGTIGKQLIHIIDWAKRIPGYSSLILSDQAVLLQATWVELMVANWLFLSLTSTNALKLSHTFDITKQDATELGFGLIYDQFLALVHRTKGYKLDEEEISCFKAIILTNAETIQLSRPAKVHALSNQFCSSLQYYTKNRHKENPLKFAKIVLILPQLKCLVNEILKVLHALNSMSEKGAYLSDLVVEMLDVKNRQ
- the LOC101235557 gene encoding retinoic acid receptor RXR-alpha-B isoform X2; protein product: MSDCNRDDSYVDVECVHQDEINEGNKSLSINTSSPNIPRVIEDTINIISSSPPLEKVLAHNKRPMTNPRHAVPMLCLVCTDKASGYHYGVPSCEGCKAFFKRSLQLKQLNYKCPASNNCTINKMSRKCCQACRLGKCHAVGMSKECKKVKKRDIRDTKSKNYPRLENPDECIESVLTPLEIEHENIIEQLRLTHSKLYLGLDETVNGTLTHKFYGTIGKQLIHIIDWAKRIPGYSSLILSDQAVLLQATWVELMVANWLFLSLTSTNALKLSHTFDITKQDATELGFGLIYDQFLALVHRTKGYKLDEEEISCFKAIILTNAETIQLSRPAKVHALSNQFCSSLQYYTKNRHKENPLKFAKIVLILPQLKCLVNEILKVLHALNSMSEKGAYLSDLVVEMLDVKNRQ